One window of the Dermacentor andersoni chromosome 10, qqDerAnde1_hic_scaffold, whole genome shotgun sequence genome contains the following:
- the LOC126545020 gene encoding uncharacterized protein, protein MTSYSSILLATVAIFTLQLGLELVQGFDYPELRRDLQRYQNPSHCYPRNGKWVMVKRNYPVDPYYGGDARCVLYERIGPFRNFTIPARFSWCQDGSGRGCGSVVGSYVLSSTPGYWARNLYTFYPNNGPAEWQQHTIYKDCSTCFIGRYRYALNGYGCAMWRRTSHLHKRADYCDFIFNIFCGGVPKYQVFEPSCIRLLGGGYGGGFGGGLGGGLGGGLGGGLGGGLGGGLGGGLGGGLGGGLGGGLGGGLDGGSGGGLGGLGGGLGGGLVGGSGGGLGGGLGGGLDSGSGGGLGSKGGYMKK, encoded by the exons ATGACGTCGTATTCGAGTATCTTGTTGGCAACTGTCGCCATTTTCACATTGCAGCTTGGGCTTGAACTCGTCCAGGGGTTTGATTATCCAGAACTGAGAAGAGATCTTCAAAGATACCAGAATCCCTCCCAC TGCTATCCCCGTAATGGCAAGTGGGTCATGGTGAAGAGAAACTACCCCGTCGACCCATACTACGGTGGAGACGCTAGGTGCGTGTTGTACGAGAGAATTGGACCGTTCAGGAACTTCACCATCCCAGCCAGATTCTCGTGGTGCCAGGACGGATCCGGACGCGGATGTGGATCAGT TGTCGGCAGTTATGTTCTGTCTTCGACACCAGGATACTGGGCAAGAAATTTGTACACCTTTTATCCGAACAATG GTCCCGCGGAGTGGCAGCAACATACGATCTACAAAGATTGCAGCACTTGCTTTATCGGACGCTATCGTTACGCTCTTAACG GATATGGATGCGCTATGTGGCGTCGTACGTCACACCTGCACAAGCGCGCCGACTACTGCGACTTTATCTTCAACATATTCTGCGGTGGAGTTCCCAAGTACCAAGTGTTCGAGCCGTCGTGCATTCGCCTCCTAGGAGGAGGCTATGGAGGTGGCTTTGGAGGAGGTCTTGGAGGGGGTCTCGGAGGAGGCCTAGGAGGAGGCCTTGGAGGAGGGCTTGGAGGAGGCCTTGGAGGAGGGCTTGGAGGAGGGCTTGGAGGAGGGCTTGGAGGAGGGCTTGGAGGAGGGCTTGATGGTGGCTCTGGAGGAGGCCTTGGAGGGCTTGGAGGAGGGCTTGGAGGAGGCCTTGTTGGTGGCTCTGGAGGAGGGCTTGGAGGAGGGCTTGGAGGAGGCCTTGATAGTGGCTCTGGGGGAGGGCTGGGTTCCAAGGGCGGTTACATGAAGAAGTAA